One segment of Sesamum indicum cultivar Zhongzhi No. 13 linkage group LG4, S_indicum_v1.0, whole genome shotgun sequence DNA contains the following:
- the LOC105161319 gene encoding probable acetyltransferase NATA1-like: MAAAAPPPPPAAAPQTLFTRIRLATREDVPHIHKLIHQMAVFERLTHLFEATPAALSATLFPPNAPPPFTSFTVFLLELSTSPFPPSQSPHFIPRLKSLHLDLPIHDPEKEAFRSNASDANDDVIVGGFVLFFPNYSTFLAKPGFYIEDIFVRECYRRKGLGKMLLSAVAAQAAKMGYGRVEWVVLDWNVNAIKFYEQMGAQILPEWRICRLTGEALQAHAHVNL, encoded by the coding sequence ATGGCAGCTGCAGCGCCGCCCCCGCCGCCCGCCGCCGCCCCACAAACTCTCTTCACGCGCATCCGCCTCGCCACCCGTGAGGACGTCCCCCACATTCACAAGCTCATCCACCAAATGGCCGTGTTTGAGCGCCTCACCCACCTCTTTGAAGCCACCCCCGCCGCGCTCTCCGCCACCCTCTTCCCGCCGAACGCGCCTCCTCCGTTCACTTCCTTCACAGTCTTCCTCCTCGAGCTCTCCACTTCGCCATTCCCACCATCCCAGAGTCCCCATTTTATACCTCGGCTCAAATCCCTCCACCTCGACCTCCCCATCCACGACCCAGAAAAGGAAGCCTTCAGAAGCAACGCTAGTGATGCTAACGATGATGTTATTGTTGGTGGGTTTGTGCTGTTCTTTCCTAATTACTCGACGTTCCTGGCGAAACCCGGGTTCTATATCGAGGACATTTTTGTGAGGGAGTGCTATAGGAGGAAGGGGCTGGGGAAAATGCTCTTGTCGGCGGTGGCGGCGCAGGCGGCGAAGATGGGCTACGGGAGGGTGGAGTGGGTAGTGCTGGACTGGAATGTGAACGCCATTAAGTTTTACGAGCAGATGGGGGCACAGATTTTGCCAGAATGGAGGATTTGTCGACTGACTGGCGAAGCCCTTCAGGCTCATGCTCATGTTAacctttaa
- the LOC105161321 gene encoding probable acetyltransferase NATA1-like isoform X1, whose translation MAAAAPPPPADSHIPLSEPTPCGHELFTRIRLATVEDVPHIHKLTHQLAVFESLTHLFQATPATLAATLFPPNAPPPFTSVTVLLLELSTLPFPPSENPHFTPWHKSLHLDLPIDDDPEKEAFRSNAGDVNEDVTVGGFVLFFPNYAAFLAKPGFYIDNIFVREYCRRKGLGKLLLWAVAEQAAKMGYGRVDWVVLDWNVNAITFYEGMGAKILPELRFCRLTGEALEAYAHVNP comes from the coding sequence ATGGCAGCTGCAGCACCGCCGCCGCCGGCCGACTCCCACATCCCCCTCTCGGAGCCCACCCCTTGCGGTCACGAGCTCTTCACTCGCATCCGCCTTGCCACCGTGGAGGACGTCCCACACATTCACAAGCTCACCCACCAGCTGGCTGTATTCGAGAGCCTCACCCACCTCTTTCAAGCCACCCCGGCCACACTCGCCGCCACCCTATTCCCCCCGAACGCGCCTCCTCCCTTCACTTCCGTCACAGTCTTGCTTCTCGAGCTCTCCACTTTGCCATTTCCCCCATCGGAGAATCCACATTTTACACCTTGGCACAAATCCCTCCACCTTGACCTCCCCATCGATGACGACCCCGAAAAAGAAGCCTTCAGAAGCAACGCTGGTGATGTTAACGAAGATGTTACTGTTGGCGGGTTTGTACTGTTTTTTCCTAACTACGCCGCGTTTCTGGCGAAACCCGGGTTCTATATTGATAACATTTTTGTTAGGGAGTATTGTAGGAGAAAGGGGCTGGGGAAACTGCTCTTGTGGGCGGTAGCGGAGCAGGCGGCAAAGATGGGCTACGGGAGGGTGGACTGGGTGGTGCTGGATTGGAACGTGAACGCCATTACATTTTACGAGGGGATGGGAGCGAAGATTTTGCCGGAATTGAGGTTTTGTCGGCTGACGGGTGAAGCTCTTGAGGCTTATGCTCACGTTAACCCTTGA
- the LOC105161321 gene encoding probable acetyltransferase NATA1-like isoform X2 has protein sequence MAAAAPPPPADSHIPLSEPTPCGHELFTRIRLATVEDVPHIHKLTHQLAVFESLTHLFQATPATLAATLFPPNAPPPFTSVTVLLLELSTLPFPPSENPHFTPWHKSLHLDLPIDDDPEKEAFRSNAGDVNEDVTVGGRKGLGKLLLWAVAEQAAKMGYGRVDWVVLDWNVNAITFYEGMGAKILPELRFCRLTGEALEAYAHVNP, from the exons ATGGCAGCTGCAGCACCGCCGCCGCCGGCCGACTCCCACATCCCCCTCTCGGAGCCCACCCCTTGCGGTCACGAGCTCTTCACTCGCATCCGCCTTGCCACCGTGGAGGACGTCCCACACATTCACAAGCTCACCCACCAGCTGGCTGTATTCGAGAGCCTCACCCACCTCTTTCAAGCCACCCCGGCCACACTCGCCGCCACCCTATTCCCCCCGAACGCGCCTCCTCCCTTCACTTCCGTCACAGTCTTGCTTCTCGAGCTCTCCACTTTGCCATTTCCCCCATCGGAGAATCCACATTTTACACCTTGGCACAAATCCCTCCACCTTGACCTCCCCATCGATGACGACCCCGAAAAAGAAGCCTTCAGAAGCAACGCTGGTGATGTTAACGAAGATGTTACTGTTGGCGG GAGAAAGGGGCTGGGGAAACTGCTCTTGTGGGCGGTAGCGGAGCAGGCGGCAAAGATGGGCTACGGGAGGGTGGACTGGGTGGTGCTGGATTGGAACGTGAACGCCATTACATTTTACGAGGGGATGGGAGCGAAGATTTTGCCGGAATTGAGGTTTTGTCGGCTGACGGGTGAAGCTCTTGAGGCTTATGCTCACGTTAACCCTTGA
- the LOC105161322 gene encoding branched-chain amino acid aminotransferase 2, chloroplastic-like, producing MVNGAVFAGFLGPSHPTPLQLQKQLRFASFSNRNSNNVNSLRVASSASIAALELADIDWDNLRFGLMPTDYMYIMRCSQGEAFSKGQLQRFGNIELSPSAAVLNYGQGLFEGLKAYRKHDGNISLFRPEENGVRLRMGAERMCMPAPTVEQFVEAVKETVLANERWIPPPGKGSLYIRPLLMGSGAVLGLAPAPEYTFLIYVSPVGNYFKEGLAPINLIVETEMHRATPGGTGGVKTIGNYAAVLQAQSAARAKGFSDVLYLDSIDKKYLEEVSSCNIFVVKGNEISTPAIKGTILPGITRKSILDVARSQGFEVAERQVTVNELLEADEVFCTGTAVVVSPVGSITYLNKRVTYGSDGVGRVSQLLYSALTSLQMGLTEDKMGWIVELK from the exons ATGGTGAACGGCGCTGTGTTCGCAGGTTTTCTTGGTCCTTCTCACCCTACCCCGCTCCAG CTGCAGAAGCAATTGCGTTTTGCTTCTTTTAGTAATCGCAACAGCAACAATGTTAATTCGCTTCGAGTGGCGTCGTCTGCCAG CATTGCAGCATTAGAATTAGCTGACATTGATTGGGACAACCTTCGTTTTGGGCTCATGCCTActgattatatgtatattatgaGGTGTTCCCAAGGAGAAGCCTTTTCTAAAGGTCAATTACAGCGGTTTGGGAACATTGAGTTGAGCCCATCTGCTGCCGTTTTGAATTATGGTCAG GGATTGTTTGAAGGCTTAAAAGCCTATCGCAAACATGATGGTAATATTTCACTATTCCGGCCGGAGGAAAATGGAGTGCGACTTAGAATGGGTGCGGAACGTATGTGCATGCCTGCTCCGACTGTGGAGCAGTTTGTGGAGGCTGTAAAAGAAACTGTTTTAGCAAATGAAAGATGG ATACCCCCACCTGGTAAAGGTTCTTTGTATATAAGGCCATTGCTTATGGGGAGTGGTGCTGTTCTGGGTCTTGCACCAGCCCCTGAGTATACATTTCTGATTTATGTTTCCCCAGTCGGCAACTATTTCAAG GAAGGATTGGCACCAATAAATTTGATAGTTGAGACTGAAATGCATCGAGCAACTCCTGGTGGTACTGGAGGAGTGAAGACTATTGGAAATTATGCTGCa GTTCTACAGGCGCAGAGTGCTGCAAGAGCAAAGGGATTTTCTGATGTTCTTTATTTAGATagtattgacaaaaaatacttgGAGGAAGTGTCGTCCTGCaacatttttgttgtaaag GGTAATGAGATATCTACTCCTGCAATAAAAGGGACCATCCTGCCTGGCATCACGAGAAAGAGCATACTCGATGTTGCTCGTAGTCAAGGATTCGAG GTTGCAGAACGCCAGGTAACAGTCAATGAATTGCTCGAGGCTGATGAAGTCTTCTGCACAGGAACTGCAGTTGTGGTTTCACCCGTCGGCAGCATAACTTATCTCAATAAACG GGTAACTTATGGAAGTGATGGAGTTGGTCGCGTATCACAACTACTCTACTCCGCACTTACCAGCCTACAAATGGGACTCACCGAGGATAAAATGGGTTGGATAGTTGAGCTCAAGTAG